From one Enterobacter kobei genomic stretch:
- a CDS encoding YbfB/YjiJ family MFS transporter, which translates to MALRIALSGFVVLIVAMGIGRFAFTPQVPLMIRDGQLTLTSAGLVAAMNYLGYLFGAWDAMRAHRHVESRLYAGVFGAVALTFLSALADNAIAHGLLRLVIGMMSGWAMVLTAAWITDQLAHAGKPGLNAAVFAGPGAGIALSGLLAIGIQSKALSAAAGWQVYGVLALVLIALIARWLPRPGQLHRSGDKPQPLTLTPDIKRLVWSYSLAGFGYILPATFLSQMAAQRFPGSVFAQFVWPVFGAAAVLGIALSITLRHVGRSHQRLAVVLWLQGAGVIAAWLLPGMAGLVSGALLVGGGFLCAVQLSLVCGRELAPTHARYMAGLLTTGYAIGQLVGPMTSALSTWLTHQLEPALGLAGAALFIGGGLVWKRQHERP; encoded by the coding sequence ATGGCGCTCAGAATTGCGCTCAGTGGATTTGTGGTTCTGATTGTGGCGATGGGGATTGGCCGTTTTGCCTTTACCCCGCAGGTGCCGCTGATGATCCGTGACGGTCAGCTAACCCTGACCAGCGCCGGGCTGGTGGCCGCCATGAACTATCTGGGCTATCTGTTTGGCGCATGGGACGCGATGCGCGCGCACAGGCATGTGGAAAGCCGTCTGTACGCCGGGGTTTTTGGTGCCGTAGCGCTGACGTTTCTCTCGGCGCTGGCGGATAACGCCATTGCTCACGGCCTGCTGCGGCTGGTGATCGGCATGATGAGCGGCTGGGCGATGGTGTTGACCGCGGCGTGGATCACCGACCAGCTGGCCCATGCGGGCAAACCCGGCCTGAACGCCGCGGTATTTGCCGGGCCGGGGGCGGGCATTGCCCTGAGCGGTCTGCTGGCGATCGGCATCCAGTCTAAAGCCCTGTCCGCCGCGGCGGGCTGGCAGGTGTATGGCGTGTTGGCGCTGGTATTGATTGCACTTATCGCTCGCTGGCTGCCCCGCCCGGGACAACTCCACCGCAGCGGCGACAAACCGCAGCCTTTAACGCTCACCCCTGACATTAAACGGCTGGTCTGGAGCTACAGCCTCGCGGGCTTTGGCTACATCCTTCCGGCGACGTTCTTGTCGCAGATGGCGGCCCAGCGCTTCCCTGGCAGCGTCTTTGCCCAGTTTGTCTGGCCGGTATTTGGCGCGGCGGCGGTGCTTGGCATTGCGCTGAGTATCACCTTACGCCACGTCGGACGCAGCCATCAGCGGCTGGCCGTCGTGCTCTGGTTACAGGGCGCGGGCGTGATTGCCGCCTGGCTGCTGCCGGGCATGGCGGGGCTGGTGAGTGGGGCGCTGCTGGTGGGTGGCGGTTTTCTGTGTGCGGTACAGCTGTCGCTGGTCTGCGGCCGCGAGCTGGCACCGACTCACGCGCGCTATATGGCCGGGCTGTTGACCACCGGTTACGCGATCGGGCAACTGGTAGGGCCGATGACCTCCGCGCTCTCTACCTGGCTGACCCATCAACTGGAGCCTGCGCTCGGTCTGGCGGGGGCGGCGCTGTTTATCGGCGGCGGGCTGGTGTGGAAACGTCAGCATGAAAGGCCGTAA
- the folE gene encoding GTP cyclohydrolase I FolE: MPSLSKEAALVHEALVARGLETPLRAPADIDNETRKRLIAGHMTEIMQLLNLDLSDDSLMETPQRIAKMYVDEIFSGLDYANFPKITVIENKMKVDEMVTVRDITLTSTCEHHFVIIDGKATVAYIPKDSVIGLSKINRIVQFFAQRPQVQERLTQQILTALQTLLGTNNVAVSIDAVHYCVKARGIRDATSATTTTSLGGLFKSSQNTRQEFLRAVRHHN; encoded by the coding sequence ATGCCATCACTGAGTAAAGAAGCCGCGCTGGTCCATGAAGCCCTGGTCGCCCGCGGCCTGGAAACCCCGTTGCGCGCACCGGCCGACATCGACAACGAAACCCGTAAGCGTCTGATTGCCGGGCATATGACCGAGATCATGCAACTGTTAAATCTCGATCTGAGCGATGACAGCCTGATGGAAACCCCGCAGCGTATCGCCAAAATGTACGTTGATGAGATCTTCTCCGGCCTCGATTACGCCAATTTCCCGAAGATCACCGTCATCGAAAACAAAATGAAAGTCGACGAGATGGTGACGGTACGTGACATCACGCTGACCAGCACCTGTGAACACCATTTTGTGATCATCGACGGCAAAGCAACCGTGGCCTATATCCCGAAAGATTCGGTGATTGGCCTGTCGAAAATTAACCGCATTGTGCAGTTTTTTGCCCAGCGTCCGCAGGTGCAGGAGCGCTTAACGCAGCAGATCCTCACCGCCCTGCAAACGCTGCTTGGCACCAACAATGTGGCCGTTTCTATCGATGCGGTGCACTACTGCGTCAAAGCGCGCGGCATTCGTGATGCCACCAGCGCCACCACCACTACCTCGCTGGGCGGATTATTCAAATCCAGCCAGAATACCCGCCAGGAGTTCCTGCGCGCGGTACGTCATCACAACTAA
- the yeiB gene encoding DUF418 domain-containing protein YeiB, translating to MERHVTLDFIRGVAILGILLLNINAFGLPKAAYLNPAWYGDITSRDAWTWALLDVFAQAKFLSLFAILFGAGLQLLQGRGKRWIQCRLTLLVLLGFMHGLLLWDGDILLAYGLVGLVCWRMIRDASSLKTLFNTGVALYLIGVAVLLLLGFIAGNEPNRSWIPDAANLQYEGWWKTTGGLEAISNRADMLSDTLLAIGAQYGWQLAGLMLVGAALMRSGWLKGQFSLSHYRRSGLLLIAVGLLINLPAVIAQWQLGWDYRWCAFLLQAPRELSAPLQTLGYAALAYGYWPQLSRLKLVTAVVCVGRMALSNYLLQTLICTTLFYHFKLFMKFDRLQLLAFVPCIWVVNLWFSVWWLRRFRQGPVEWLWRQLTARASGVSLSHTSR from the coding sequence ATGGAACGTCATGTCACGCTGGATTTCATTCGTGGCGTTGCCATTCTGGGGATTTTGCTGCTGAATATTAACGCCTTCGGGTTACCGAAGGCGGCTTACCTTAATCCGGCGTGGTATGGCGACATCACCTCCCGCGATGCCTGGACCTGGGCGCTGCTTGATGTCTTTGCGCAGGCCAAATTCCTGTCGTTATTTGCCATTCTGTTCGGTGCCGGGCTGCAACTATTGCAGGGGCGGGGCAAACGCTGGATCCAGTGCCGCTTAACGCTGTTAGTGCTGCTGGGCTTTATGCACGGGCTGCTGTTGTGGGACGGTGACATTTTACTGGCCTATGGCCTCGTCGGCCTGGTGTGCTGGCGCATGATCCGCGATGCATCATCCCTGAAAACGCTGTTTAACACCGGTGTGGCGCTGTATCTCATCGGCGTGGCGGTACTGCTGCTGCTGGGGTTTATCGCCGGTAATGAGCCGAACCGTTCGTGGATCCCGGATGCCGCTAACCTGCAATACGAAGGCTGGTGGAAAACCACCGGCGGCCTTGAAGCCATCAGTAACCGGGCAGACATGTTGTCCGATACGCTGCTTGCCATCGGCGCGCAGTATGGCTGGCAGCTGGCAGGATTGATGCTGGTGGGCGCGGCGCTGATGCGCAGCGGCTGGCTGAAAGGGCAGTTCAGCCTCAGCCACTACCGCCGTAGCGGGCTGCTGCTGATCGCCGTTGGCCTGTTGATTAACCTTCCGGCGGTGATCGCCCAGTGGCAGCTCGGCTGGGATTATCGCTGGTGCGCTTTTTTGCTGCAGGCGCCCCGCGAACTGAGTGCGCCGCTGCAAACCCTGGGCTATGCTGCGCTGGCCTACGGCTACTGGCCGCAGTTAAGCCGTCTGAAGCTGGTGACGGCGGTGGTGTGCGTCGGGCGCATGGCGCTCAGCAACTATCTGCTGCAAACCCTTATCTGCACCACCTTGTTCTATCACTTCAAGCTGTTTATGAAATTCGACCGTCTGCAACTGCTGGCTTTTGTGCCCTGTATCTGGGTAGTGAATCTGTGGTTCTCGGTATGGTGGCTGCGCCGTTTTCGCCAGGGGCCGGTTGAATGGCTGTGGCGACAGCTTACCGCGCGTGCGTCAGGTGTTTCATTGTCCCATACATCCAGATAA
- the galS gene encoding HTH-type transcriptional regulator GalS, with product MITIRDVARLAAVSVATVSRVLNNSALVSPETRETVMKAVAQLGYRPNANAQALATQVSDTIGVVVMDVSDAFFGALVKAVDMVAQQHQKYVLIGNSYHEAEKERHAIEVLIRQRCNALIVHSKALSDEELAGFMEQIPGMVLINRVVPGYAHRCVALDNVSGAMMATRMMLSQGHQRIGYLASSHHIEDNDLRREGWQRALAEQGIVAPESWTGTGEPDMQGGEAAMVELLGRNLQLTAVFAYNDSMAAGALTALKDNGIAVPQHLSLIGFDDIPIARYTDPQLTTVRYPIASMAKLATELALQGAAGMLDPADSHCFMPTLVRRHSVAVRQTVSPITNL from the coding sequence ATGATCACCATTCGTGACGTGGCCCGCCTCGCGGCCGTTTCCGTCGCGACGGTATCCCGTGTGCTCAACAACAGCGCGCTGGTCAGCCCGGAAACGCGGGAAACCGTGATGAAGGCTGTGGCGCAGCTGGGTTATCGTCCGAATGCCAACGCCCAGGCGCTGGCGACGCAGGTCAGCGATACCATCGGCGTGGTGGTAATGGATGTCTCCGATGCCTTCTTTGGCGCGCTGGTTAAAGCGGTGGATATGGTCGCCCAGCAGCACCAGAAATATGTGCTGATCGGCAACAGTTATCATGAAGCGGAGAAAGAGCGACATGCCATTGAGGTGCTGATACGTCAGCGCTGTAACGCCCTGATTGTGCACTCAAAAGCTCTGAGCGATGAAGAGCTGGCGGGCTTTATGGAGCAGATCCCCGGCATGGTCCTGATCAACCGTGTGGTGCCGGGTTACGCCCATCGCTGCGTGGCGCTGGATAACGTCAGCGGCGCGATGATGGCAACGCGCATGATGCTGAGTCAGGGGCATCAGCGCATCGGCTATCTGGCGTCCAGTCATCACATAGAAGATAACGATTTGCGCCGCGAAGGCTGGCAGCGGGCGCTGGCAGAGCAGGGGATTGTCGCCCCGGAAAGCTGGACCGGCACCGGCGAGCCGGATATGCAGGGCGGGGAGGCGGCGATGGTTGAACTGCTGGGCCGCAACCTGCAACTGACCGCCGTATTTGCCTACAACGACAGCATGGCCGCGGGCGCGCTGACGGCGCTGAAAGACAACGGCATTGCGGTGCCACAGCATTTATCACTCATTGGCTTCGATGATATTCCTATTGCCCGCTACACCGATCCGCAGCTCACCACGGTGCGTTATCCCATTGCCTCTATGGCGAAACTGGCGACGGAACTGGCCTTACAGGGGGCGGCGGGAATGCTGGATCCTGCTGATTCTCATTGCTTTATGCCGACGCTGGTGCGGCGGCATTCGGTGGCGGTGCGGCAAACTGTGTCGCCGATCACTAACTTATAA
- the mglB gene encoding galactose/glucose ABC transporter substrate-binding protein MglB has translation MNKKVLTLSAVMASMLFGAAANAADTRIGVTIYKYDDNFMSVVRKAIEKDAKEAQGVELLMNDSQNDQSKQNDQIDVLLAKGVKALAINLVDPAAAGTVIEKARGQNIPIVFYNKEPSRKALDSYDKAYYVGTDSKESGIIQGDLIAKHWAANQGWDLNKDGQIQFVLLKGEPGHPDAEARTTYVIKELNDKGIKTQQLQMDTAMWDTAMAKDKMDAWLSGPNANKIEVVIANNDAMAMGAVEALKAHNKSAVPVFGVDALPEALALVKSGALAGTVLNDANNQAKATFDLAKNLADGKEATAGTDWKLDNKVVRIPYVGVDKENLSQFSNK, from the coding sequence ATGAATAAGAAGGTTTTGACTCTGTCTGCTGTTATGGCAAGCATGCTTTTTGGCGCGGCTGCAAATGCTGCGGATACCCGTATTGGTGTGACCATTTATAAATACGACGACAACTTTATGTCTGTTGTGCGTAAAGCAATTGAGAAAGACGCTAAAGAAGCCCAGGGCGTTGAACTGCTGATGAACGACTCGCAGAACGACCAGTCAAAACAGAACGACCAGATCGACGTTCTGCTGGCAAAAGGCGTGAAAGCCCTGGCCATCAACCTCGTTGACCCGGCAGCGGCGGGCACGGTTATCGAAAAAGCACGTGGTCAAAACATTCCTATCGTTTTCTACAACAAAGAACCTTCACGTAAAGCGCTGGACAGCTACGACAAAGCCTATTACGTCGGTACTGACTCTAAAGAGTCCGGTATTATCCAGGGCGATCTGATTGCTAAACACTGGGCGGCTAACCAGGGCTGGGATCTGAATAAAGATGGTCAGATCCAGTTCGTCCTGCTGAAAGGCGAGCCGGGCCACCCGGATGCTGAAGCACGTACCACCTACGTAATCAAAGAGCTGAACGACAAGGGCATCAAAACCCAGCAGCTGCAGATGGATACCGCCATGTGGGATACCGCGATGGCGAAAGACAAAATGGACGCCTGGCTCTCTGGCCCGAACGCTAACAAAATCGAAGTGGTTATCGCTAACAACGATGCGATGGCAATGGGTGCCGTAGAAGCACTGAAAGCCCACAACAAATCAGCCGTTCCGGTCTTTGGTGTGGATGCCCTGCCAGAAGCGCTGGCACTGGTTAAATCTGGCGCACTGGCGGGTACCGTTCTGAACGATGCCAACAACCAGGCGAAAGCGACCTTCGATCTGGCGAAAAACCTGGCCGACGGTAAAGAAGCCACTGCCGGCACCGACTGGAAACTCGACAACAAAGTTGTTCGTATTCCTTACGTCGGCGTTGATAAAGAAAACCTGTCTCAGTTCAGCAACAAATAA
- the mglA gene encoding galactose/methyl galactoside ABC transporter ATP-binding protein MglA, translating to MVSNNTQSSGEFLLEMSGINKSFPGVKALDNVNLKVRPHSIHALMGENGAGKSTLLKCLFGIYQKDSGSILFQGKEIDFHSTKEALENGISMVHQELNLVLQRSVMDNMWLGRYPTKGVFVDQDKMYKDTKDIFDELDIDIDPKARVGTLSVSQMQMIEIAKAFSYDAKIVIMDEPTSSLTEKEVNHLFKIIRKLKDRGCGIVYISHKMEEIFQLCDEITILRDGQWIATQPLEGLDMDKIIAMMVGRSLNQRFPDKQNVPGETILEVRNLTSLRQPSIRDVSFDLRKGEILGIAGLVGAKRTDIVETLFGIREKSSGTIKLHDKSINNHSANEAINNGFALVTEERRSTGIYAYLDIGFNSLISNIQNYKNKIGLLDNSRMKSDTQWVIDAMRVKTPGHRTQIGSLSGGNQQKVIIGRWLLTQPEILMLDEPTRGIDVGAKFEIYQLIAELAKKGKGIIIISSEMPELLGITDRILVMSNGLVSGIVDTKTTTQNEILRLASLHL from the coding sequence ATGGTCAGCAATAATACTCAGTCGTCAGGCGAATTCTTGTTGGAAATGAGCGGTATCAACAAGTCGTTTCCTGGCGTTAAGGCGCTCGATAATGTGAATTTAAAAGTTCGTCCACACTCCATCCATGCATTAATGGGTGAGAACGGGGCGGGTAAATCCACATTATTAAAATGCCTTTTTGGGATCTATCAAAAAGATTCCGGCAGCATTCTTTTTCAGGGGAAAGAGATCGATTTCCATTCCACCAAAGAAGCACTGGAAAACGGTATCTCAATGGTTCACCAGGAATTAAACCTGGTATTACAACGTTCTGTAATGGACAACATGTGGCTGGGACGTTATCCCACCAAAGGCGTGTTTGTCGATCAGGACAAAATGTATAAAGACACCAAAGATATTTTCGACGAACTGGATATTGATATTGACCCGAAAGCGCGCGTCGGTACGTTATCTGTTTCGCAAATGCAGATGATTGAAATCGCGAAAGCGTTCTCCTATGACGCGAAAATCGTCATCATGGATGAACCCACGTCATCGCTGACGGAAAAAGAAGTTAATCATCTGTTCAAAATTATCCGTAAGCTGAAAGATCGCGGCTGCGGCATCGTCTATATCTCGCACAAAATGGAAGAGATCTTCCAGCTGTGCGATGAAATCACCATTCTGCGCGACGGACAGTGGATTGCCACTCAGCCGCTGGAAGGGCTGGATATGGACAAAATCATCGCCATGATGGTGGGCCGTTCGCTGAACCAGCGTTTCCCGGACAAACAAAACGTGCCGGGCGAGACCATTCTGGAAGTGCGTAACCTGACCTCACTGCGTCAGCCTTCCATTCGCGATGTGTCGTTCGATCTGCGCAAAGGCGAAATTCTGGGTATTGCCGGGCTGGTGGGGGCGAAACGTACCGATATTGTGGAAACTCTGTTTGGGATCCGCGAAAAATCATCCGGTACGATTAAGCTGCACGACAAGTCGATTAATAACCATTCCGCTAACGAAGCCATTAATAACGGCTTTGCGCTGGTTACCGAAGAGCGCCGCTCAACGGGGATTTACGCGTATCTGGACATTGGCTTCAACTCACTGATTTCCAATATTCAGAATTACAAAAATAAAATCGGCTTGCTGGATAACTCCCGCATGAAGAGTGATACCCAATGGGTGATCGATGCCATGCGTGTTAAAACGCCGGGTCATCGCACGCAGATTGGTTCCCTCTCCGGTGGTAACCAGCAGAAAGTGATTATCGGCCGCTGGTTGTTGACCCAGCCGGAAATCCTGATGCTCGATGAACCGACCCGCGGTATTGACGTAGGTGCGAAATTCGAAATTTATCAGCTTATTGCAGAGCTGGCTAAAAAAGGCAAAGGGATCATTATCATTTCGTCAGAAATGCCGGAATTGTTAGGGATCACTGACCGTATTCTGGTAATGAGCAATGGCCTCGTTTCCGGAATTGTTGACACTAAAACGACAACGCAAAATGAAATTTTGCGT